One Plasmodium vivax chromosome 13, whole genome shotgun sequence genomic region harbors:
- a CDS encoding hypothetical protein, conserved (encoded by transcript PVX_085510A): MNKQWKGQPDEKAPATRPSEKMKNYNANSSRSKMKGEKGAAQGASHGGGYGGGYSGGHSGGYGGGYSGGHSGGHSGGYSGGYSGGHSGGYSGGYSGGHSGGYSGGYSGGHSGGYSGGYSGGHSGGYSGGYSGGHSGGYSGGYSGGHSGGYSGGYSSGYYPNSSSSYHKKKNSGKYGKGAYDNEYTKERDKKGKNFDGRPHKSEQSIGGHGNRGNTNRGDSSRGGPNRGVDSSTHVGGTQTHEDLAAFNLNKNDSIFEDVDRINNITFGLNDNPEGDFSYTMNNNLIENEKKLFKLNKLENKNVDCSEFLLQERDTLDGSFAHFIKREDEGDPFFAYHEEGERHHHQQLGQRLGGLYGVTEKEVPSNEVNHSSKHMKNVSLPPSSKQRNNESDDLFHFDNKMCNLTKFINKNIFYANENDEVKGDVMNDDLMNDDVMNNMMNDDDSVDSADPFSFMNTPQRSKQSVQNKVSTKGGIKSASNDREHMQRKYYPEGEPPNRDQADSEFERKANIDSYRFNENDFTKIYLMNNFEQIHDSSTFNENFKEGDYLHMLGRKNVKKASSSSNLMGGDLQRGGAAEEALGLEGLPWGQDNSEQARMLTRSMMNNAERNFSIGGMNDLMLDGRNREMDENLHFLNSLRNVYGHLGEEEGGANMRGMPGMDEMAGIPSVRDGPGRYTNDVHLEEEQHQLRQMRLSAEENYLDPPRKVPTNLANLANLTNLTSLTNLYPFKENELNDDFLLSMNEKHPMYLLKEDDYYLKNDRSNHHLVNDLRSYKEGYKNESFILPEHEDQSSEFLFQMGPTKGIHLGGMHLGEDMGAPRQEGLPLAERLLSGELIPPPEDYPLRNNLHEENYYANLNEKIKRVKEQEEEDVEESLFFGQDGDLKLDVTNDLNALKILNNYYLDDKANDFMLMEKGKSSLLGGELNLSGGAGFRAEGHPDGRTHIERSPNERPPRDRPQANKPGGGKAKGGPNYAKDSHRNRHAGHFDKGNNPSGKNYPSAHGGMLRDRPHRSTSSSGYIGKYDQKSYFYKSERMKNNSSSKAYQMSYSLSYEGGGGGGKGHGHTLRNVMSSEIYHRTNETNGSTYESFIIRLKRQHMLKLTSFLRMTYKNANLNDMNEDLYNYYRFINKINGNIKQSNYFFKYRNLMKKSDKDKLLRIQLSYMIINPSIQKNSGKWNFKNEVRNGPGQTPLKDGHEAGDRVSGDGADQGDRKGGRRTTSGDHTDGEADSVDSGDSEIINLPGGTDRIRTNCLPNDDNFTMLYSNGEEEKLYSLLHEDNFDLHSENILNIDLNKILNLTSSGKADQQGDDAKEEVERNKEGEAARESDNTGGEGVQAGQPNEGDKATAECEVAKEDGGKKGEPTSGADKAEGQNDTPKYDNTNKLGRFVFATVHEPRNLITLAKNDPLFDSHDEVVEKFKNIIIREVAPEEGPTGGSNDDGVTPSKKSSSKGVKKDDKKGEEKNSAEGKTEPAVAKPLMKDVVTKKMMEMLWDLYIDIKNIYKDIDKCPYTHIETISKYNEEIKKKKNTLFNFILLKKTGEEETVCSSLMSRHNNLFLKKDVSNVDVTVNKHLYLYLTDSLYSSVNRHFEFLIYPTVAELIVNLSFDRAHVARYVKRGVPPPQGSGAASGGSSGDTSTSDSPGTPGSVSNIGNIFAHRFPYKDNLAQLGGATQFGKAIPFNGAYCYYNFAGYNEWDILAPPSGATNSTANTANTANAANSTANAPKEKKKKSFFYFKEKESKKISNEQASEETANEGVPTPVSSMRIHNEVTKLDVDTNQLNEEFKKLKSIHCLFVNSLLKKKGACVYRKIFKVVKKKKRMTLIYSLFSNYLLLLFLLAHADYCFENMLHYEEFLKLQLLHMNANINTLNKFIKNEKMQNIFFMNEHEAHLRNSDSHQFINIRCKLYSTNVYSSLYIYLLDVSLSYLFTPGIGIAYVQSILALLLFYNYVHLYITKLLFYKSGAALLTIFLVKIIPYVKEFDRNLITCFLYSVLHSVFYILCNVFTHRLEEERRAHKGPESELHLKILMSMPNEISFYKIVYKSVCSYSHQDSFFEEEIARMLEDLGKDPIVKVIMNYIQK, from the exons ATGAATAAGCAGTGGAAGGGCCAACCGGACGAAAAAGCACCAGCCACTCGCCCATCcgagaaaatgaaaaactacAACGCTAACAGCTCgaggagcaaaatgaagggggaaaagggcgCAGCCCAGGGTGCCAGCCATGGCGGTGGGTACGGCGGCGGGTATAGCGGCGGGCATAGCGGTGGGTACGGCGGCGGGTATAGCGGCGGGCATAGCGGCGGGCATAGCGGCGGGTATAGTGGCGGCTATAGCGGTGGGCACAGCGGCGGGTATAGTGGCGGCTATAGCGGTGGGCACAGCGGCGGGTATAGTGGCGGCTATAGCGGTGGGCACAGCGGCGGGTATAGTGGCGGCTATAGCGGTGGGCACAGCGGCGGGTATAGTGGCGGCTATAGCGGTGGGCACAGCGGCGGGTATAGTGGCGGCTATAGCGGTGGGCACAGCGGCGGGTACAGTGGCGGGTACAGCAGCGGCTACTACCCCAACAGCAGTTCGTCCTaccacaagaaaaaaaacagcggcAAGTACGGAAAGGGCGCGTACGATAATGAGTACACAAAGGAGAGAGataagaaggggaagaatttCGATGGGAGGCCTCACAAAAGCGAGCAGTCCATTGGTGGGCACGGAAACAGGGGTAACACGAATAGGGGCGACTCCAGTAGGGGGGGCCCCAATAGAGGCGTCGACAGTAGCACCCACGTAGGAGGCACCCAGACACATGAAGACCTCGCCGCGTTTAATctgaacaaaaatgatagCATCTTCGAAGACGTAGACAGAATCAATAACATCACCTTCGGCCTCAACGACAACCCAGAAGGGGACTTCTCCTACACGATGAATAACAACCtaattgaaaatgaaaaaaagttatttaaGCTAAATAAACTGGAGAATAAGAATGTAGATTGCTCCGAGTTTTTGCTACAGGAAAGGGACACCCTTGATGGTAGCTTCGCACATTTTATCAAGCGGGAGGATGAAGgggaccccttttttgcctaccacgaggagggggagcgACACCACCACCAGCAGCTAGGGCAGCGCCTGGGGGGGCTCTACGGGGTTACAGAGAAGGAAGTGCCCTCGAATGAGGTAAACCACAGCAGCAAGCACATGAAGAACGTCAGCTTACCCCCCAGCAGCAAACAGAGGAACAACGAAAGTGATGAcctcttccattttgataacaaaatgtgcaacttaacaaaatttattaacaaaaatatctTTTACGCAAACGAAAATGATGAGGTGAAGGGGGACGTGATGAACGACGACTTGATGAACGACGACGTGATGAACAACATGATGAACGACGACGACTCGGTTGACAGTGCAGACCCATTCAGTTTTATGAACACCCCCCAGAGGAGCAAGCAGTCGGTACAAAATAAGGTCTCCACCAAAGGAGGAATTAAAAGCGCCTCCAACGATAGAGAGCACATGCAGAGAAAGTACTACCCAGAAGGGGAACCCCCAAATAGGGACCAGGCAGATAGCGAATTCGAGAGGAAGGCAAACATCGATTCTTATCGATTTAACGAAAATGattttacgaaaatttatttgatgAATAATTTTGAACAGATCCATGACAGCAGCacttttaatgaaaattttaaggAGGGGGATTATTTGCACATGttgggcagaaaaaatgtgaaaaaggcAAGCAGTAGTAGTAACCTCATGGGAGGGGATCTCCAAAGGGGAGGTGCCGCAGAGGAAGCCTTAGGATTGGAGGGCCTCCCGTGGGGACAAGACAACTCCGAGCAGGCCAGAATGCTAACACGCAGTATGATGAACAACGCGGAGAGGAACTTCTCCATCGGAGGGATGAACGATTTGATGTTGGATGGTAGGAACCGTGAAATGGATGAAAATTTGCACTTTTTGAATAGCCTCAGAAATGTGTATGGCCACCTGGGTGAGGAAGAGGGCGGTGCTAACATGCGGGGCATGCCAGGCATGGATGAGATGGCAGGCATTCCCAGTGTGCGCGATGGGCCCGGCAGGTACACTAACGATGTGCACCtcgaggaggagcagcaccAGCTGCGCCAGATGAGGTTGTCAGCGGAGGAGAACTACCTGGACCCCCCGCGCAAGGTGCCAACCAACCTGGCCAATCTGGCCAATCTAACCAACCTAACCAGTCTGACGAATTTATACCCCTTCAAGGAAAACGAACTGAACGACGACTTCCTCCTAAGCATGAACGAAAAGCACCCAATGTATCTTTTGAAGGAGGATGACTATTACCTGAAAAATGACAGAAGTAACCACCACTTGGTGAATGACTTGAGGAGTTACAAGGAAGGTTATAAAAACGAATCGTTCATTTTGCCTGAACATGAGGATCAGTCAAGTGAGTTTCTCTTCCAAATGGGTCCCACCAAGGGcatccatttggggggcatGCACTTAGGAGAAGATATGGGGGCACCCCGACAGGAAGGTCTGCCACTCGCAGAGCGGTTACTCAGCGGGGAGCTCATCCCCCCTCCTGAGGACTACCCATTGAGGAATAACCTCCATGAGGAAAATTACTATGccaatttaaatgaaaaaataaagagagtgaaggagcaggaggaggaagacgtaGAGGAGTCCTTGTTCTTTGGGCAAGACGGGGACCTCAAACTGGACGTGACGAATGACCTAAACGCgctgaaaattttgaataacTACTATTTGGATGACAAGGCGAATGACTTTATGCTGATGGAGAAGGGCAAGAGTTCGCTGCTCGGCGGGGAGTTGAACTTGTCGGGCGGTGCGGGCTTCCGGGCGGAGGGGCACCCCGATGGGCGAACCCACATTGAACGATCGCCAAATGAACGACCGCCGCGCGACCGCCCGCAGGCCAACAAGCCCGGGGGAGGCAAGGCGAAAGGCGGGCCCAACTACGCCAAGGACAGCCACCGCAACCGCCACGCGGGCCACTTCGACAAAGGGAACAACCCATCCGGCAAGAACTACCCCAGTGCGCATGGCGGCATGCTACGGGACAGACCGCACAGAAGCACTTCATCCAGTGGGTACATAGGCAAATATGACCAGAAGagctatttttacaaaagcgaaagaatgaaaaataatagcaGCAGTAAGGCGTACCAAATGAGTTACTCTCTCTCCTATGAAGGTGGAGGCGGAGGCGGCAAGGGACACGGACATACCCTGAGGAACGTGATGAGCAGCGAGATCTACCACCGCACAAATGAGACGAACGGGTCGACCTACGAAAGCTTCATAATTCGTTTGAAAAGACAACACATGCTCAAGTTAACGAGCTTCCTAAGGATGACTTATAAAAACGCCAACCTCAATGATATGAATGAGGACCTTTATAACTACTACAgatttataaacaaaattaatggGAACATTAAACAGAGTAATTACTTCTTCAAGTATCGTAACCTCATGAAGAAGAGTGACAAGGACAAGTTGCTGAGGATTCAACTCTCCTATATGATTATAAACCCGTCAATTCAGAAGAATAGCGGCAAATGGAACTTCAAAAATGAGGTGAGAAATGGCCCAGGACAGACCCCTCTAAAGGATGGCCATGAAGCGGGAGATAGAGTTAGCGGTGATGGAGCAGATCAGGGAGaccgcaaagggggaaggcgcACCACCAGTGGAGACCATACCGATGGTGAGGCAGACAGTGTCGACAGTGGTGATAGCGAAATTATAAATCTCCCAGGAGGAACGGACAGGATAAGAACCAACTGTCTGCCAAACGATGACAATTTTACGATGCTCTATTCcaatggggaggaagaaaaactgtACAGCCTACTACATGAGGATAACTTTGACCTGCACAGCGAAAATATCCTTAACATTGACCTGAACAAAATATTAAACTTAACCTCCAGCGGTAAAGCAGATCAGCAGGGTGACGATGCgaaggaagaagtggaaaggaacaaagagggggaagctgCCCGTGAGAGTGACAACACAGGTGGGGAGGGTGTCCAGGCGGGTCAGCCAAACGAGGGGGATAAAGCGACAGCAGAGTGTGAAGTCGCCAAAGAGGACGGCGGGAAGAAGGGAGAACCCACCAGCGGGGCTGACAAGGCAGAAGGCCAAAACGACACACCTAAGTATGACAACACGAACAAACTGGGCAGATTCGTCTTCGCCACGGTGCATGAGCCAAGAAATTTAATAACCCTTGCGAAGAATGATCCCCTTTTTGATAGCCACGATGAGGTGGTggagaaatttaaaaacatcaTAATTAGGGAGGTTGCCCCGGAGGAGGGACCAACCGGGGGAAGTAACGACGATGGAGTTACCCCCTCTAAGAAGAGCTCCTCTAAGGGCGTAAAAAAGGATGACaagaaaggggaagagaaaaactCCGCTGAAGGGAAAACCGAACCTGCTGTGGCCAAACCGCTCATGAAAGACGTCGTCACGAAGAAAATGATGGAGATGCTGTGGGACCTCTACATAGACATAAAGAATATTTACAAAGACATTGACAAGTGCCCCTACACACATATCGAGACCATTTCTAAGTATAATGAAgagataaagaagaaaaaaaataccctctttaattttatccttttgaagaagacgggggaagaggaaacaGTCTGCTCTTCCCTCATGAGTAGGCATAACAACTTGTTTTTGAAGAAGGACGTAAGCAACGTGGACGTCACGGTTAACAAGCATCTTTACCTTTACCTAACGGACTCCCTCTACAGCAGCGTCAATAGGCACTTCGAATTTCTCATTTACCCTACCGTGGCCGAGTTGATTGTTAACCTGTCCTTCGACCGGGCCCACGTGGCGAGGTACGTCAAGCggggggtgccccccccccagggtaGTGGCGCGGCGTCGGGTGGTAGCAGTGGTGACACTAGCACCTCTGACAGCCCTGGCACCCCCGGCAGCGTCAGCAACATCGGCAACATCTTTGCGCACCGCTTCCCCTACAAGGACAACCTCGCGCAGCTGGGCGGCGCCACCCAGTTCGGCAAAGCCATCCCCTTCAACGGGGCCTACTGCTACTACAACTTCGCCGGATACAACGAGTGGGACATTCTGGCCCCCCCCAGCGGTGCCACGAACTCCACCGCCAACACGGCCAACACGGCCAACGCGGCCAACTCCACCGCGAACGCCCccaaggaaaagaagaaaaaatcctTCTTCTACTTCAAAGAGaaggagagtaaaaaaatcTCAAATGAGCAAGCGAGCGAAGAAACGGCAAACGAAGGCGTCCCCACGCCCGTAAGCAGCATGCGAATACACAACGAGGTAACCAAGCTGGACGTGGATACAAACCAACTGAatgaagaatttaaaaaattgaagagtATACACTGCCTATTCGTTAATAGCttgttgaagaaaaaaggagcttGCGTGTacagaaaaatttttaaagttgtaaaaaagaagaagagaatGACCCTCATTTACTCCCTCTTTAGCAACTAccttcttttgcttttcctccTTGCCCATGCGGATTATTGCTTCGAAAATATGCTCCATTATGAGGAGTTCCTAAAGCTGCAGCTGCTCCATATGAACGCCAACATAAACACTCTGAATaagtttattaaaaatgaaaaaatgcaaaatattttttttatgaatgaaCACGAAGCTCACTTGCGAAATAGCGACTCCCACCAGTTTATTAACATCCGGTGTAAACTCTACAGTACCAACGTGTATTCATCACTGTATATTTATCTGTTGGATGTCTCTCTTTCGTATTTGTTTACCCCCGGCATTGGCATTGCCTACGTGCAGAGCATCTTGgccctcctcctcttttaCAACTATGTGCACTTGTACATAACGAAGCTTCTCTTTTACAAG AGTGGAGCCGCCCTCCTAACCATTTTCCTGGTCAAGATTATCCCCTACGTTAAGGAGTTTGACAG aaACCTCATAACGTGCTTCCTCTACTCCGTGCTGCACAGCGTGTTCTACATCCTGTGCAACGTCTTCACGCACCGCCTGGAGGAGGAGAGGCGGGCACACAAGGGACCCGAATCGGAGCTGCacttgaaaatattaatgagCATGCCCAACGAAATTagcttttacaaaattgtgtacaAGAGTGTGTGCAGCTATTCCCACCAGGATAGCTTCTTCGAGGAGGAGATCGCCCGCATGCTAGA AGATTTAGGAAAGGATCCCATCGTAAAGGTCATAATGAACTACATTCAGAAATGA
- a CDS encoding glutathione s-transferase, putative (encoded by transcript PVX_085515A) — translation MAEEIVLYYFDARGKAELIRLIFAYLGIQYTDKRFGENGDAFIEFKNFKKEKETPFNQVPILEMDNIIFAQSQAIVRYLSKKYKISGNSELNEFYADMIFCGVQDIHYKFNNTNLFKQNETTFLNEELPKWSGYFENILKKNNCNYFVGDDLTYADLAVFNLYDDIETKYPNSLKNFPLLKAHNEFISNLPNIKNYISNRKESVY, via the exons ATGGCGGAGGAGATAGTCCTATACTACTTCGACGCGAG AGGCAAAGCCGAGCTGATTCGGCTGATCTTCGCCTACCTGGGCATCCAGTACACGGACAAGCGCTTCGGCGAAAACGGAGACGCCTTCATCGAGTTTAAGAatttcaaaaaggaaaaggaaaccccCTTTAACCAAGTCCCCATACTCGAAATGGACAACATCATATTTGCCCAAAGTCAAGCCATAGTAAGGTACCTCTCcaagaaatacaaaataagTGGGAACAGCGAGCTGAACGAATTTTACGCCGACATGATTTTTTGTGGAGTACAAGACatacattataaatttaacaatacaaatttatttaagcAGAATGAGACCACCTTTCTTAATGAGGAGTTGCCGAAGTGGTCAGGTTACTTTGagaatattttgaaaaaaaataattgcaacTACTTCGTTGGCGATGATTTAACGTACGCCGATTTGgctgtttttaatttatatgatgACATTGAAACGAAGTACCCAAACAGCTTGAAAAATTTCCCGCTGCTCAAGGCGCATAACGAGTTTATTAGCAACTTGCCCAacataaagaattatattagCAACAGGAAGGAGAGTGTCTACTAG
- a CDS encoding hypothetical protein, conserved (encoded by transcript PVX_085520A) produces the protein MGVSGLTIPLFLATYMIYSKIKNDNKNLTEAEKIMGKCLYKHDSSLIQGSNYEQEKTYNLFYIIHAIYSNIRTLINFYMNVKKVNTKDSANEYTILFFHSYNVDRFLHTRNIKTYVERLKEIYQDINKKKNVNIVYVPLDSKLLFNIKHFGNMNNWYSILFHDKKQILKMIKNYNIMNIPTMVLLDKNMNIINDNINYLLLHQRKDFPYREVNHLTYINWLYDKNNRKYDFKKLNSDYVLFYFNNEKDNKGDLQSLLKVKKKLAAKNVNVDIIFVKDMEMMKGKTSAKGDGMVGQQEAEKAGPLADEKTEGNVPSEGSGKEKAPNKSNTKEGSSAPSGDEKQNDKRNTADRSSQPRGTNDQTEHYVDDVYYLGEQENNAIYKLLLYDMFDVTFKPVCILVNKKGNIISKYIHVEKKEDEIASFIQNNYKSLHEKANEKNYMYKYENVSNLTNLNVFSPIFILFSEKLNLDLLHQYNDLIGQYNKNRKGKKINFYFLVTDDKKYEALKKLCAVDNSTQAVILDLFNQKMFKDKVNKLDVIDTSGGKSVINKDKFFSFVNRYYGDDLYASPIVLTRGA, from the coding sequence ATGGGCGTCTCCGGGTTGACCATCCCGCTGTTCCTAGCAACCTACATGATAtacagcaaaataaaaaatgacaacaaaaatttaacggaagcggaaaaaattatggggAAGTGCCTGTACAAGCATGACAGCAGTTTGATACAGGGAAGCAATTATGAGCAAGAAAAAAcgtacaatttattttacataatccATGCGATATATAGCAACATTCGAACgctaataaatttttacatgaacGTGAAAAAGGTAAATACAAAGGATAGCGCAAATGAGtacacaattttatttttccattcgtATAATGTGGACCgatttttgcacacaagAAATATCAAAACGTATGTTGAAAGGCTGAAGGAAATTTACCAAgacattaacaaaaaaaaaaatgttaacattGTGTATGTCCCCCTGGACAGCaaactcctttttaatattaaacaCTTTGGAAATATGAACAACTGGTACAGCATATTATTTCAcgataaaaaacaaattttaaaaatgataaaaaattacaacattATGAATATCCCCACGATGGTTTTGTtggataaaaatatgaacatcaTAAATGacaatattaattatttgctGCTCCACCAAAGGAAGGATTTCCCCTACAGAGAGGTTAACCATTTGACGTACATCAATTGGCTCTATGACAAAAATAATCGCAAAtacgattttaaaaaattaaattctgATTATGTGCTCTTCTATTTTAACAATGAGAAGGACAACAAGGGAGATCTCCAATCCCTCCtcaaggtgaaaaaaaaactggccGCCAAAAATGTCAATGtggatattatttttgttaaagataTGGAAATGATGAAGGGGAAGACCTCCGCGAAGGGAGATGGAATGGTTGGTCAGCAAGAAGCTGAGAAGGCAGGCCCACTGGCGGATGAAAAAACGGAGGGGAATGTTCCCAGCGAAGGAAGCGGTAAGGAGAAGGCCCCAAACAAGTCAAACACAAAGGAGGGGTCATCTGCACCTTCTGGGGATGAGAAGCAGAATGATAAAAGAAACACCGCTGACCGAAGCAGCCAACCGCGTGGCACAAACGATCAGACGGAACACTACGTGGACGATGTGTACTATCTGGGAGAACAAGAAAATAACGCCATATATAAGTTACTCCTTTACGATATGTTCGATGTGACCTTCAAACCAGTGTGCATTttggtaaataaaaagggaaacattaTAAGCAAGTACATCCAcgtggagaagaaggaagacgaAATAGCTAgctttatacaaaataattacaaaagtTTACACGAAAAagcgaatgaaaaaaattacatgtacAAATATGAGAATGTCAGCAACTTAACCAACTTAAACGTTTTTTCGCCAATCTTCATTCTGTTCAGTGAGAAACTCAATTTGGATTTGCTGCACCAGTACAACGACTTGATTGGCcagtataataaaaacagaaaggggaagaaaattaaCTTTTACTTCCTGGTCACTGACGATAAAAAATACGAAGCTTTAAAAAAGCTCTGCGCAGTGGATAACTCCACCCAGGCGGTCATTTTGGATTTGTTTAACCAGAAGATGTTCAAGGATAAGGTCAACAAGCTGGACGTCATAGACACCTCAGGTGGGAAGAGCGTCATTAACAAGGACAAGTTCTTCAGCTTCGTGAACAGGTACTACGGCGACGATCTGTACGCCTCCCCCATTGTGCTCACCAGGGGGGCATAG